In Zea mays cultivar B73 chromosome 7, Zm-B73-REFERENCE-NAM-5.0, whole genome shotgun sequence, the following proteins share a genomic window:
- the LOC100278886 gene encoding uncharacterized protein LOC100278886, translating to MAGQPRERGSRSSRKGRSARAGLAQAPPPASDPDLTVGEDAAPWLRATADELEERLLKRLDEAYAAALARLADLGHGEEASLEAVLHSGHCYGKLNDPVSNIVANARAYLSDPGHASAAGGFADLRRLEEYSLAGLVCLLQSSRPTLTRAEALWCLLSSDLRIEEAIAISSSFNGEPSSIAESEEHLPAVAETAQRGYIHYHNTTATAAQDPTLFDPEAFMRLAICQGPAAATISCLKAAGWSRSSGAAPEGQPRESFTKKLSTEELIESVVAELEALDIDKKDPPDANPDPKNQMARELIKQTREMETQLKERKEWAQGKAIQAARKLGADLTELRVLRMEHDENQRRKKEKQVMEDDTMKRLAHLENELKKKSGQLDRSNATVQRLEMENAEIRAEMEAAKLSASETEKQCQGLLRKEKKDSKRLEVWERQKAKLKEDIAECKTNITQAERELAEVNKAIKNMEKKMREDTRVKEENMVLLEDERRKKEAAKADNDRRLEELRRKKEVESECYKDDLHRLQDELSRLQKSAGATQTAVPSANFPGTANRSAAQAAKQQAILRPQPASNRSLPPPAQKPSRRRDCVACKKAAACVILLQCAHQVLCVGCNKLHEDKGITRCPCCSAEVEERIRVFGASSN from the exons ATGGCAGGGCAACCCCGCGAGCGTGGTAGCCGCTCGTCCCGGAAGGGCCGGTCCGCCCGCGCGGGGCTTGCACAGGCGCCCCCGCCGGCCTCCGATCCCGATCTGACCGTCGGAGAGGATGCCGCGCCGTGGCTCCGCGCCACGGCGGACGAGCTTGAGGAGCGCCTGCTGAAGAGGCTGGATGAGGCGTACGCGGCGGCCCTGGCCCGCCTCGCCGACCTCGGCCACGGCGAGGAGGCATCCCTCGAGGCCGTTCTCCACTCGGGCCACTGTTACGGCAAGCTCAACGATCCCGTTTCCAACATCGTGGCCAACGCCCGCGCCTACCTCTCCGATCCTGGCCACGCCAGCGCGGCCGGCGGCTTCGCCGACCTCCGACGCCTCGAGGAATACTCCCTCGCGGGGCTTGTCTGCCTCCTCCAGAGCAGCCGCCCTACCCTCACCCGCGCCGAGGCCTTGTGGTGCCTTCTCTCCAGTGACCTCCGTATTGAAGAGGCGATCGCCATAAGCAGCTCTTTCAATGGTGAACCCTCATCTATTGCTGAGAGTGAGGAGCACCTCCCAGCCGTGGCAGAGACCGCACAGCGTGGATACATCCACTATCATAACACCACAGCCACAGCTGCTCAGGACCCCACTCTTTTTGACCCAGAAGCCTTCATGAGACTTGCGATATGCCAGGGTCCCGCTGCAGCCACCATCTCCTGCCTGAAGGCCGCCGGGTGGTCACGATCTAGTGGCGCCGCACCAGAAGGGCAGCCCAGGGAATCGTTTACCAAGAAGCTCTCCACTGAGGAACTCATCGAGTCTGTTGTTGCGGAGCTTGAGGCACTGGACATTGACAAGAAGGATCCACCAGATGCGAACCCTGACCCAAAGAACCAGATGGCGCGTGAACTCATTAAGCAGACAAGAGAGATGGAGACGCAGCTTAAGGAGCGAAAGGAATGGGCACAGGGAAAGGCGATACAGGCTGCTCGCAAGCTTGGTGCTGATCTTACTGAGCTGCGTGTGCTGCGGATGGAACATGATGAGAACCAGCGGCGTAAGAAGGAAAAACAGGTGATGGAGGATGACACAATGAAGCGCCTTGCTCATCTGGAGAATGAGCTGAAGAAAAAGAGTGGGCAGCTTGACAGGAGTAATGCAACAGTTCAGAGGCTGGAAATGGAGAATGCAGAGATACGTGCTGAGATGGAAGCTGCAAAACTGAGTGCATCAGAGACTGAAAAACAATGCCAGGGTCTCTTAAGGAAAGAGAAGAAGGATAGCAAAAGGCTTGAAGTCTGGGAGCGCCAGAAAGCGAAGCTGAAGGAGGACATTGCTGAATGCAAGACAAATATTACACAAGCTGAAAGGGAGCTTGCTGAGGTCAACAAGGCAATAAAAAATATGGAG AAGAAGATGCGAGAAGACACAAGGGTCAAAGAAGAAAACATGGTGCTTTTGGAAGATGAGCGCAGGAAGAAGGAAGCTGCAAAAGCAGACAATGACCGCCGACTTGAAGAGCTTCGTCGCAAGAAAGAAGTCGAATCCGAGTGCTACAAGGATGACCTACACAGGCTCCAGGATGAACTCAGCCGCCTGCAGAAGTCAGCAGGTGCAACTCAAACAGCTGTCCCATCAGCCAACTTTCCTGGCACAGCTAACCGAAGCGCGGCGCAGGCAGCCAAGCAGCAGGCCATCCTGCGGCCACAACCTGCATCTAACCGGTCGCTGCCACCACCAGCCCAGAAGCCAAGCCGCCGCCGGGACTGTGTTGCCTGCAAGAAGGCGGCGGCGTGTGTGATCCTACTCCAGTGTGCCCACCAGGTCCTCTGTGTTGGCTGCAATAAGCTGCATGAAGATAAAGGCATCACTCGCTGCCCCTGCTGCAGCGCTGAAGTCGAAGAGAGAATCAGGGTTTTCGGAGCGAGCTCCAACTGA